One part of the Deinococcus betulae genome encodes these proteins:
- a CDS encoding malate dehydrogenase yields the protein MTTKQPVRVAVTGAAGQIGYSLLFRIASGDMLGKDQPVILQLLEITPALKALNGVVMELRDCAFPLLADIVTSDDPMVAFKDADYALLVGAMPRKAGMERGDLLGANGGIFKPQGEALNAVASRDVKVLVVGNPANTNALIAQQNAPDLDPKQFTAMVRLDHNRAISQLAEKTGQPVSSIKNLTIWGNHSSTQYPDLSQTTVNGQPALDQVDRDWYENSYISTVAKRGAAIIEARGLSSAASAASAAIDHMRDWALGTSEGEWVSMGIPSDGSYGVPEGLIYGFPVTCKNGRYEIVQGLDVSDFSRGKMDATAKELEEERDEVRKLGLVK from the coding sequence ATGACCACCAAGCAACCCGTCCGTGTCGCCGTGACCGGCGCCGCCGGCCAGATTGGCTACAGCCTGCTCTTCCGCATCGCGTCCGGCGACATGCTGGGCAAGGACCAGCCCGTCATTCTGCAACTGCTGGAAATCACCCCGGCCCTCAAGGCCCTGAACGGCGTGGTCATGGAGCTGCGCGACTGTGCGTTCCCTCTGCTGGCGGACATCGTGACCAGTGACGATCCCATGGTGGCCTTCAAGGACGCCGACTACGCCCTGCTGGTGGGCGCCATGCCCCGCAAGGCCGGTATGGAGCGCGGCGACCTGCTGGGCGCCAACGGCGGCATCTTCAAGCCGCAGGGCGAGGCCCTGAACGCGGTGGCCAGCCGGGACGTGAAGGTGCTGGTCGTGGGCAACCCCGCCAACACCAACGCCCTGATTGCCCAGCAGAATGCCCCCGATCTGGACCCGAAGCAGTTCACGGCGATGGTGCGTCTGGACCACAACCGCGCCATCTCGCAGCTGGCCGAGAAAACCGGGCAGCCTGTAAGCAGCATCAAGAACCTGACGATCTGGGGTAACCACTCCTCCACCCAGTACCCCGACCTGTCGCAGACCACCGTGAACGGTCAGCCGGCCCTGGACCAGGTGGACCGTGACTGGTATGAGAACAGCTATATCTCGACCGTGGCCAAGCGCGGGGCTGCCATCATTGAGGCGCGTGGCCTGAGCAGCGCCGCCAGCGCCGCCAGCGCTGCCATTGACCACATGCGCGACTGGGCCCTGGGCACCAGTGAGGGCGAGTGGGTCAGCATGGGGATTCCTAGTGACGGCAGCTACGGCGTGCCCGAAGGCCTGATCTACGGCTTTCCCGTTACCTGTAAGAACGGCCGGTACGAAATTGTGCAGGGCCTGGACGTCAGCGACTTTAGCCGGGGCAAGATGGACGCCACCGCCAAGGAACTGGAAGAAGAGCGCGATGAAGTGCGCAAACTCGGCCTGGTGAAGTAA
- a CDS encoding MerR family transcriptional regulator, translated as MALTEAQFRTLVAFSRDNLAQLPPATRAGLEALCGGPEVFEALLDPRGVGIGRFAALMTLPVTTVRHLLREDLLHPLRVGGRFRFLLHNVIELRGVQEWQALDLTLDEVRAFLQGQRLVGLATQGEWVMSVYRQADQPTPEQVQQLKTTVLAQVQAAVARLEEKQVTLARQLERARALAAALAGQPVSEPPS; from the coding sequence ATGGCCCTGACTGAAGCGCAGTTCCGTACACTGGTGGCCTTTTCCAGAGACAATCTGGCCCAGCTGCCCCCGGCAACGCGCGCCGGGCTGGAGGCCCTCTGCGGCGGCCCTGAGGTCTTTGAAGCCCTGCTGGACCCGCGCGGGGTCGGCATTGGCCGCTTTGCCGCCCTGATGACTCTGCCGGTGACCACCGTGCGTCACCTGTTGCGTGAAGACCTGCTGCATCCGCTTCGGGTGGGCGGCCGGTTCCGCTTTCTGCTGCACAACGTCATTGAATTGCGTGGGGTGCAGGAGTGGCAGGCGCTGGACCTGACGCTGGATGAGGTGCGCGCCTTCTTGCAGGGGCAGCGGCTTGTCGGGCTGGCCACACAGGGCGAGTGGGTGATGTCTGTGTACCGGCAGGCAGATCAGCCCACCCCCGAACAGGTCCAGCAGCTCAAAACCACTGTGCTGGCCCAGGTTCAGGCGGCAGTCGCCCGGCTGGAAGAAAAGCAGGTCACCCTCGCCCGGCAACTGGAACGGGCCCGTGCGCTGGCGGCGGCTCTGGCTGGTCAGCCTGTTTCAGAGCCGCCCAGCTGA
- a CDS encoding aminopeptidase yields MTQPNFDTLLARYADLLVHTGVNLQAGGKVRVSAPVEAAPLARLVARAAYRAGAADVRVVYEDAHLALALYEEGQDKAVSFVPEWFSREREAMMDDGYASIAIVGEDPGLLAGADPARVGARSKALAQALRPVSEAAASFRINWTVGAVPTPAWAARVFPDLSPEEAVARLWTDIFTVTRADQPDPVAAWAAHTERLARLTDLLNARQYAALHIRSELGTDLTVGLADHHVWQGGAETAQNGVRAVPNLPTDEVFTAPHRERVDGWAVASKPLSARGQVIEGIRMRFEGGRAVEFSARQGEDTLRQLMATDEGALRLGEVALVPASAPVARTGTLFLNTLFDENAASHIALGRCYPTNVQGGQTPETLRAAGGNADSLIHVDWMIGTAQTDVDVITASGEREALMRGGEWVLALD; encoded by the coding sequence ATGACACAACCCAACTTCGACACCCTGCTTGCCCGCTACGCCGACCTGCTGGTCCATACCGGCGTCAACTTGCAAGCTGGCGGCAAGGTCCGGGTCAGCGCGCCGGTGGAGGCCGCGCCCCTGGCCCGCTTAGTGGCGCGCGCCGCCTACCGCGCAGGCGCCGCCGACGTGCGCGTGGTGTACGAGGACGCCCACCTGGCCCTGGCTCTGTACGAGGAGGGCCAGGACAAGGCGGTCAGCTTTGTTCCCGAGTGGTTCTCGCGCGAACGTGAAGCCATGATGGACGACGGGTACGCCTCGATTGCCATCGTGGGCGAGGACCCTGGGCTGCTGGCCGGGGCCGACCCGGCGCGCGTCGGGGCCCGCAGCAAGGCGCTGGCCCAGGCCCTGCGGCCAGTCAGCGAGGCGGCCGCCAGCTTCCGTATCAACTGGACGGTGGGCGCGGTGCCCACCCCGGCCTGGGCGGCGCGCGTCTTTCCTGACCTGTCGCCGGAAGAGGCCGTCGCGCGGCTGTGGACCGATATTTTCACCGTCACCCGCGCCGACCAGCCCGACCCGGTGGCCGCGTGGGCAGCGCACACAGAGCGCCTGGCCCGCCTGACGGACCTGCTGAACGCCCGGCAGTACGCCGCTCTGCACATCCGCAGCGAGCTGGGCACCGACCTGACGGTGGGACTGGCCGACCATCACGTCTGGCAGGGCGGCGCCGAAACCGCCCAGAACGGCGTCCGTGCCGTGCCCAACCTGCCCACTGACGAGGTGTTCACGGCCCCCCACCGCGAGCGGGTGGACGGCTGGGCGGTGGCCAGCAAGCCCCTGAGCGCCCGCGGCCAGGTTATTGAGGGCATTCGCATGCGCTTTGAAGGAGGCCGAGCGGTGGAATTCAGCGCCCGGCAGGGCGAAGACACTCTGCGGCAGCTGATGGCCACCGACGAGGGCGCACTCCGACTGGGCGAGGTGGCCCTGGTGCCGGCCTCGGCGCCCGTGGCGCGCACTGGCACGCTGTTCCTGAACACCCTGTTCGATGAGAACGCCGCTTCTCATATCGCCCTGGGCCGCTGCTATCCCACCAACGTGCAGGGCGGTCAGACCCCGGAGACCTTGCGCGCTGCCGGGGGCAATGCCGACAGCCTAATTCACGTGGACTGGATGATCGGCACCGCCCAGACCGACGTGGACGTCATCACCGCCAGCGGCGAGCGCGAGGCCCTGATGCGCGGGGGCGAGTGGGTGCTGGCACTGGACTGA
- a CDS encoding Imm10 family immunity protein, with product MTVTFDVNAVFVGELEDLETFAVVLSDHPDDPQEWLELQRALFEDEQEMALGMETYCLVRANGAVVYGGVTACILSADVLELHLDQEAAGVLGTSVFQLKLHLTEAASAELKRGLQRVMADRLPPVFQLA from the coding sequence ATGACTGTGACCTTTGACGTCAACGCCGTGTTTGTCGGTGAACTTGAAGACCTGGAGACATTTGCAGTGGTCCTGAGTGACCATCCAGACGACCCACAAGAGTGGCTGGAGCTTCAGCGCGCGCTGTTCGAGGATGAACAGGAGATGGCCCTGGGCATGGAGACCTATTGTCTGGTGCGGGCCAACGGTGCAGTTGTATACGGGGGCGTGACAGCCTGCATCCTGTCGGCGGATGTTCTCGAACTCCACCTGGACCAAGAGGCGGCAGGTGTGCTGGGCACCTCTGTATTCCAACTGAAGTTGCACCTGACGGAAGCCGCTTCCGCCGAGCTAAAACGCGGTTTGCAGCGGGTCATGGCTGACCGTCTCCCGCCTGTATTCCAGCTGGCTTAG
- a CDS encoding enoyl-CoA hydratase/isomerase family protein, with protein sequence MNPETLTAPGQYPGLTLELHDGGILEIVIRSEKTLNSVDAGAHRALTRVWRDIDDTPGVRAVLIRGEGRGFSSGGDFTLIEEMAGDFTALARVWKEARDLVYNVINCSRPIVSAIHGPCVGAGLAVALLADVSVAARSARLLDGHVRLGVAAGDHAAIIWPLLCGLNKAKYHLLTGEPVSGEEAERIGLVSLSVPDDELLDRAWKVARTLAAGSPTAVRWTKYALNNWLRAMGPTFDASLALEFLGFTGPDVQEGLSSLREKREPKFQEDAPI encoded by the coding sequence GTGAATCCTGAGACCCTGACCGCGCCGGGCCAGTACCCCGGCCTGACCCTTGAACTGCACGACGGCGGCATTCTGGAAATTGTTATCCGCAGCGAGAAGACCCTGAACTCGGTGGATGCAGGCGCCCACCGTGCCCTGACGCGCGTGTGGCGCGACATAGACGACACGCCGGGTGTCCGGGCCGTGCTGATTCGTGGCGAAGGCCGGGGGTTTTCCTCGGGCGGCGACTTTACCCTGATTGAAGAGATGGCTGGCGACTTCACCGCCCTGGCCCGCGTGTGGAAAGAAGCGCGCGACCTCGTGTACAACGTCATCAACTGCTCGCGGCCCATCGTCAGTGCCATTCACGGCCCCTGCGTCGGCGCGGGGCTGGCGGTGGCGCTGCTGGCCGATGTCAGCGTGGCGGCCAGGTCGGCGCGGCTGCTGGACGGGCATGTGCGCCTGGGGGTGGCGGCGGGCGACCACGCCGCGATTATCTGGCCCCTGCTGTGCGGGCTGAACAAGGCCAAGTACCACCTGCTGACCGGCGAACCCGTCAGTGGCGAGGAGGCCGAGCGCATTGGCCTGGTCAGCCTCAGCGTGCCTGACGATGAGCTGCTGGACCGTGCCTGGAAGGTGGCCCGGACCCTGGCGGCGGGCAGCCCCACTGCCGTCCGCTGGACCAAGTACGCCCTGAACAACTGGCTGCGCGCGATGGGCCCCACCTTCGACGCCAGCCTGGCGCTGGAATTCCTGGGCTTTACTGGCCCAGATGTGCAGGAAGGCCTGAGCAGCCTGCGAGAAAAGCGGGAGCCGAAGTTTCAGGAGGATGCACCGATTTAG
- a CDS encoding metalloregulator ArsR/SmtB family transcription factor: protein MSAELTRTAALFRALSHPARLGLLRLVWTQEASGEGLARLMNLAPATVSHHLAQLTEAGLLTTRQDGHHRLHRAATATLDLPLGDLVRGAATPPASSDPYEGRVLRAFFKEGRLTVLPAQRKKRDVVLRELASLFDPGRRYPERDVNTILGEVYSDVMTLRRELVGLGVLAREAGVYWRPEATPLA, encoded by the coding sequence GTGAGCGCCGAACTGACCCGCACGGCGGCGCTGTTCCGCGCCCTGTCGCACCCAGCCCGCCTGGGCCTGCTGCGTCTGGTCTGGACCCAGGAAGCCAGCGGCGAGGGGCTGGCGCGCCTGATGAATCTGGCGCCGGCCACCGTCAGCCACCACCTCGCGCAACTGACTGAAGCGGGGCTGCTGACCACGCGCCAGGACGGGCATCACCGCCTGCACCGCGCGGCCACCGCCACACTGGACCTGCCTCTGGGTGACCTGGTGCGAGGGGCCGCCACCCCGCCGGCTAGCAGCGATCCCTACGAAGGGCGCGTGCTGCGCGCGTTTTTCAAGGAGGGCCGCCTGACGGTCCTGCCCGCCCAGCGCAAGAAACGGGACGTGGTGCTGCGCGAACTGGCCAGCCTATTTGACCCAGGCCGCCGCTACCCCGAGCGCGACGTCAACACCATACTGGGCGAGGTCTACAGTGACGTGATGACCTTGCGCCGCGAGCTGGTGGGCCTGGGCGTGTTGGCGCGCGAGGCTGGGGTGTACTGGCGCCCTGAGGCCACGCCCCTGGCATAG
- a CDS encoding ferritin-like domain-containing protein, which translates to MSNDTFNRRKFLGVAGATAATGLLAGCAPAMGMGARPNLDGTIFNFALNLEYLEAAFYLAAVGRLQELDAAGGNSSKVILPAGFTGKNGDGVKFESADVRAYANEVATDELNHVKIIRKVLGFGAVAQPTLDLGPAFAAAGAAASGGAITGFNPFANDLFFLHGAFIFEDVGVSAYKGAARLLTDTSAGGNLENAAGILAVEAYHAGMIRTLLYQQRNTDVTSALKVADVVQAISNLRDSVDGALDTDQGIVEAGAANIVLADSNGIAYSRTPRQVGNIVFLAPGAVKGGFFPDGLSGDFSQILAL; encoded by the coding sequence ATGAGCAACGACACGTTTAACCGCCGCAAGTTTCTTGGCGTGGCCGGCGCGACCGCCGCCACCGGCCTGCTGGCGGGCTGCGCCCCCGCGATGGGCATGGGCGCCCGGCCCAACCTGGACGGCACCATCTTCAACTTTGCCCTGAACCTCGAATACCTGGAAGCCGCCTTCTATCTGGCCGCCGTGGGCCGCTTGCAGGAACTGGACGCCGCTGGCGGCAACAGCAGCAAGGTCATCCTGCCCGCTGGCTTTACCGGCAAGAACGGCGACGGCGTGAAGTTCGAGTCGGCCGATGTGCGCGCCTACGCCAACGAGGTCGCCACCGACGAGCTGAACCACGTCAAGATCATCCGCAAGGTGCTGGGCTTTGGCGCTGTGGCGCAGCCCACCCTGGACCTGGGGCCAGCCTTTGCGGCGGCGGGCGCGGCGGCGTCGGGCGGGGCCATCACCGGCTTTAACCCCTTTGCCAACGACCTGTTCTTCCTGCACGGCGCCTTCATCTTCGAAGACGTGGGCGTCAGCGCCTACAAGGGCGCCGCGCGCCTGCTGACCGACACCAGTGCGGGTGGCAACCTGGAGAATGCGGCGGGCATTCTGGCCGTCGAGGCGTACCACGCCGGGATGATCCGCACCCTGCTGTACCAGCAGCGCAACACCGACGTGACCTCTGCCCTGAAGGTGGCCGATGTGGTGCAGGCCATCAGCAACCTGCGCGACAGCGTGGACGGCGCCCTGGACACCGATCAGGGCATCGTGGAAGCGGGCGCGGCGAACATCGTGCTGGCCGACAGCAACGGCATCGCCTACAGCCGCACGCCCCGTCAGGTGGGGAACATCGTGTTCCTGGCCCCTGGCGCCGTCAAGGGTGGCTTCTTCCCCGACGGCCTCAGCGGCGACTTCAGCCAGATTCTCGCCCTGTAA